Proteins co-encoded in one Juglans regia cultivar Chandler chromosome 16, Walnut 2.0, whole genome shotgun sequence genomic window:
- the LOC109001914 gene encoding F-box protein SKIP22-like, which yields MKLRLRSVESKQTLRIEVPAPFTLQQLQETLSQSISSSSSSSLHISLNRKDELQASSPEASLHSLGITSGDLLYFTFDPAGFSSSPIETHARDSVQKSQALAPRFSNRDTGSQITREPKSLGEMSSNPETPTPESSVQGLPEWSDVADSDMSDSTILQEQGGSLVSDSDYEETLEVTSAETVEVADGSVSSSGKKFYERCFLRRILGEELGDYGGDHKLLVIAVHAVLLESGFVGFDSISGIRIDRFHLADEWPSNAFTMSLCYTLPELLGNDDGYAAKVPESVVLKFQSLGHFINIYGSLAGGRSGLYRVCLNENRFAPAIGLANGDSTDRANDEDGYPESEVFEFWKIVKDGLALPLLIDLCERAGLVPPPCFMRLHAELKLKILESLPGVDLAKMGCVCSELRYLSSNNELWKRKFEEAFGRGGGGIEARGSIQWKDRFVTFWESNKKRKREAWPRRGALLPLRRDPNPFGFPPPMVGGDYDRLPGLGVPLSFGQHVVVFPRLQLRRNFTPRCSLGLGGSDSGDF from the coding sequence ATGAAACTGAGACTTAGATCCGTCGAATCCAAGCAAACCCTCAGAATTGAAGTTCCCGCTCCCTTTACTCTCCAACAACTTCAAGAAACCCTCTCTCAATCAATCTCctcatcctcttcctcttctcttcatATCTCTCTCAATCGCAAGGACGAGCTCCAGGCCTCCTCACCCGAGGCGTCCCTGCACTCCCTCGGAATCACCTCAGGTGACCTTCTCTACTTCACCTTCGACCCCGCCGGCTTCTCCTCTTCTCCAATCGAAACCCACGCCCGAGATTCCGTGCAAAAATCTCAAGCCCTAGCCCCTAGATTCTCTAATCGAGACACCGGGTCTCAAATTACTCGAGAACCTAAGAGCCTAGGAGAAATGTCCTCGAATCCAGAAACCCCAACTCCAGAGTCGTCCGTACAAGGGCTTCCAGAATGGTCTGATGTTGCTGACTCCGACATGAGTGATTCAACTATTCTTCAGGAACAGGGCGGGTCCCTGGTGTCGGATTCCGACTACGAAGAAACCCTAGAAGTTACTAGTGCTGAAACCGTGGAAGTGGCTGATGGGTCGGTTTCATCATCGGGGAAGAAGTTTTACGAGCGGTGTTTTCTGAGAAGGATACTGGGGGAGGAATTGGGCGATTACGGCGGGGACCACAAACTCTTGGTGATTGCGGTTCACGCGGTTCTTTTGGAGTCCGGTTTCGTCGGATTCGATTCCATCTCCGGTATTCGGATCGACCGTTTTCATCTTGCGGATGAGTGGCCTTCGAACGCGTTCACGATGTCGCTTTGTTACACTCTGCCAGAGCTCTTAGGTAATGATGATGGATATGCTGCTAAGGTGCCTGAAAGTGTTGTTTTGAAGTTTCAGAGTTTGGGGCACTTTATCAATATTTATGGGTCTCTGGCTGGGGGCAGGTCGGGGTTGTACAGGGTGTGTTTGAATGAGAATAGGTTTGCGCCGGCGATAGGTTTGGCAAATGGCGATTCTACCGATAGAGCTAACGACGAAGATGGGTACCCAGAAAGTGaggtttttgagttttggaagaTTGTGAAGGATGGGCTTGCATTGCCACTCTTGATTGATCTCTGTGAAAGGGCTGGGCTGGTGCCTCCCCCTTGCTTCATGCGCCTCCATGCGGAGCTTAAGCTTAAGATTTTGGAGTCTCTTCCCGGAGTCGATCTGGCAAAGATGGGATGTGTGTGTTCCGAATTGCGATATTTGTCTTCCAATAATGAGCTGTGGAAGCGCAAATTTGAGGAGGCATTTGGACGGGGAGGAGGAGGGATTGAAGCGCGGGGGTCGATTCAATGGAAGGATAGGTTTGTTACATTCTGGGAGAGCaacaagaagaggaagagggaagcTTGGCCAAGGCGAGGGGCTTTATTACCATTGAGAAGGGACCCTAATCCGTTCGGGTTTCCTCCTCCAATGGTGGGGGGAGATTATGACCGCCTGCCGGGTCTTGGCGTCCCGTTATCCTTTGGACAACATGTTGTGGTATTTCCGCGGTTACAACTGAGGCGGAACTTCACACCACGTTGTAGTCTGGGACTAGGAGGTTCCGATTCGGGCGATTTCTAG
- the LOC109020037 gene encoding uncharacterized protein LOC109020037 — MASYASKPAPAKKLREHLQDQQEPFSLHTYLSERSWFVKTRRSPMRSHGCDVNKGRKGISYATRILASAMYKFIPTNNSQELSNEIVSPTLRKTHLIAEKRVIFSTKCLNACLSADYSNIEENCLRSKRNQGLAQASPAMAYEFGKSNRVEATADTILQWISMEESMQLRTASLLKEEGDFKTKKALSSYTSVESIRDAGDSIVSVSQLQLLKNSSIEKRSHVSFAKPKGVTLKVSSESSQCLRCKRLLQQRKQLLFDSEKEALETHGRNEKKEHTQGIADTEDMEIMICEHICSWGKQAGGFTNKTHQMKFDFSATLEEWCDFHQLKREIGMKIGDSIMEEIVREMIDT, encoded by the exons ATGGCTTCCTATGCATCCAAACCAGCACCTGCAAAAAAGCTCAGAGAACATCTCCAAGACCAACAAGAGCCTTTCAGCCTACACACTTACCTTTCTGAACGAAGCTGGTTTGTGAAGACCCGGAGATCCCCAATGAGATCACATGGTTGTGACGTCAACAAGGGAAGAAAAGGGATCTCTTATGCTACAAGGATTTTGGCTTCTGCAATGTACAAGTTCATTCCCACTAACAATAGCCAGGAGCTTTCAAATGAAATCGTTTCTCCCACTCTCAGAAAGACCCATCTAATCGCAGAAAAAAGGGTCATATTCTCAACAAAATGTTTAAACGCATGTCTTTCGGCTGATTATAGCAACATTGAAGAAAATTGTTTACGTTCTAAAAGAAATCAAGGCCTTGCTCAAGCAAGCCCTGCAATGGCCTACGAATTTGGGAAGTCAAACAGAGTGGAG GCTACTGCAGATACAATACTTCAGTGGATAAGCATGGAAGAGAGCATGCAGCTCAGAACTGCATCACTACTGAAAGAAG AGGGTGACTTCAAAACCAAGAAAGCCCTATCAAGTTACACATCCGTTGAGAGCATAAGAGACGCAGGAGACTCCATTGTCTCCGTTTCTCAATTACAATTATTGAAAAACTCATCGATTGAGAAGAGGAGCCATGTCAGTTTCGCCAAACCGAAGGGGGTAACTTTGAAGGTTTCTTCCGAGTCTTCTCAGTGCCTACGATGCAAAAGGCTCTTGCAGCAAAGGAAGCAGCTTCTATTTGATTCTGAGAAGGAAGCCTTGGAAACCCatggaaggaatgaaaaaaaggaGCATACTCAAGGAATAGCAGACACAGAAGATATGGAGATAATGATCTGTGAGCATATCTGCTCATGGGGGAAACAAGCTGGAGGCTTTACAAACAAAACCCACCAGATGAAATTTGATTTCTCCGCAACATTAGAAGAATGGTGTGATTTTCATCAACTGAAGAGGGAGATAGGCATGAAGATAGGAGATTCTATCATGGAAGAAATTGTCAGAGAAATGATTGATACTTGA
- the LOC109020036 gene encoding phytosulfokines-like, with product MSTKLGTLWVITLLLSYSLNFATARPEPTFSDITPMKTQHRDDQLEKVMEERCEGAGQEDCLERRTLAAHIDYIYTQKNKP from the exons ATGTCGACCAAATTGGGTACCCTCTGGGTTATAACCCTCCTCCTCTCCTACTCGCTAAACTTCGCCACTGCCCGGCCAGAGCCCACATTTTCCGACATCACTCCAATGAAAACTCAACATAGA GATGATCAGCTAGAGAAGGTTATGGAGGAGAGATGTGAAGGAGCTGGGCAAGAAGATTGCCTGGAGAGAAGAACACTTGCTGCTCACATCGATTACATCTACACCCAGAAGAATAAGCCATGA
- the LOC109019836 gene encoding thymocyte nuclear protein 1-like: MGKEERKYWLLKTEPGEWSWDDQAANGGVTEWDGVKNKQAQKYLKSMKLTDLCFFYHSGAKSRRVIGVVTVVKEWYGDGDGNGGAVDVKAVGEMRRQVDLKEMKGDSGLKGFALFRQPRLSVVPVSEDVWERVCDLGGGYEGDGKDDRIQDHDEGGED, translated from the coding sequence ATGGgcaaagaagaaaggaagtACTGGCTTCTGAAGACGGAGCCGGGAGAGTGGTCGTGGGATGACCAAGCAGCCAACGGGGGCGTGACCGAGTGGGACGGTGTCAAGAACAAACAAGCCCAGAAATATCTTAAGTCCATGAAGCTCACCGACCTCTGCTTCTTCTACCACTCCGGCGCCAAGTCACGCCGCGTCATCGGCGTGGTGACCGTTGTGAAGGAGTGGTATGGCGATGGTGACGGTAATGGTGGTGCCGTCGATGTGAAGGCAGTGGGGGAGATGAGGAGGCAGGTGGACTTGAAGGAGATGAAGGGGGATAGTGGGTTAAAGGGTTTTGCTCTGTTTAGGCAGCCGAGGCTATCGGTTGTGCCAGTTTCGGAGGACGTGTGGGAAAGGGTTTGTGATTTGGGAGGTGGGTATGAAGGGGATGGTAAAGATGATCGTATTCAAGACCATGATGAGGGAGGGGAAGATTAG
- the LOC109019834 gene encoding serine carboxypeptidase-like 17, whose protein sequence is MGSKAACLHLLLLLLVSGTALSHQIVKTLPGYPGELPFKLETGYISVGNVEFFYYFVASEGNPGADPLLLYINGGPGCSGLNGFFYQIGPLRFNTTDYTGGLPTLEYESSTWTKTASIIFLDAPVGAGFSYATTTEAWNTTDTQMAKQADQFLRNWLGEHPDFLSNPVFLGSDSYAGIYTPILAQDIINGNEAGVEPRVNLKGFSIGCPHTHTDLETNTKIPFAHRLALISDSMYESAKTSCNENYADPVGATCNEALSAITQCIELISRQNILEPNCAFLSPKAEEESAQRSLRENSNNFILPSPKKSGDFWCKNFDYLLSDIWTNYKSVQDALHVRPGTVKEFFRCNVTLEYTVDTDDVVPYHKNLTDTGLQVLVFSGDHDMVIPHIGIEQWINSLDLTIDTDWRPWFVGGQVAGYTRKYTNDGYRLTYATVKGAGHSPQEYKRKECYDMFDRWIHYYPI, encoded by the exons ATGGGTTCCAAAGCAGCATGCTTGCATTTGCTGCTTCTACTTCTCGTCTCAGGCACTGCACTCTCTCACCAGATTGTCAAGACTCTTCCTGGCTACCCCGGCGAATTGCCATTTAAACTTGAAACTGG ATACATAAGCGTTGGCAATGTGGAATTCTTCTACTATTTCGTGGCGTCGGAAGGGAACCCCGGAGCTGACCCTCTCCTACTCTACATAAATGGTGGCCCTGGTTGCTCTGGTTTGAACGGGTTTTTCTATCAGATTG GCCCGCTAAGATTCAATACCACCGATTATACCGGGGGCTTACCAACATTGGAATACGAATCAAGCACATGGACAAag ACTGCaagcataatatttttagatgcgCCTGTTGGTGCTGGCTTTTCATATGCAACAACTACAGAGGCTTGGAACACAACGGACACACAGATGGCGAAACAAGCAGATCAGTTCCTAAGAAAT TGGTTGGGCGAACACCCGGATTTCTTGTCCAATCCAGTCTTTCTTGGTAGCGATTCATATGCAGGAATTTATACTCCAATTCTTGCTCAAGATATTATAAATG GCAATGAAGCAGGAGTTGAACCTCGTGTGAATCTCAAA GGATTCTCGATCGGATGCCCACATACACATACGGATCTTGAAACGAATACAAAGATACCCTTTGCACACAGGCTGGCTTTAATATCGGATTCAATGTATGAG TCTGCCAAAACAAGTTGCAATGAGAATTACGCCGATCCAGTAGGTGCAACCTGCAACGAAGCACTTTCAGCAATAACTCAG TGCATAGAGCTAATAAGTCGGCAAAACATATTGGAACCAAATTGTGCTTTCTTATCACCGAAAGCAGAAGAAGAGAGTGCTCAAAGATCTCTCAGAGAAAACTCTAACAATTTCATTCTTCCATCGCCTAAAAAATCTGGTGACTTCTGGTGCAAA AATTTTGATTATTTGCTGTCTGACATATGGACAAATTATAAAAGTGTCCAAGATGCTCTCCACGTTCGCCCA GGAACAGTCAAAGAATTCTTTAGGTGCAACGTTACCTTGGAGTACACAGTTGACACCGATGACGTTGTCCCCTATCACAAAAACCTTACCGATACAGGCTTGCAAGTGCTGGTTTTCAG TGGCGATCACGACATGGTTATTCCACATATCGGCATCGAGCAATGGATAAATTCTCTAGACCTGACAATTGATACAGATTGGCGACCCTGGTTTGTCGGTGGTCAAGTTGCAGG GTACACGAGGAAATATACAAACGATGGATACCGCTTGACATATGCAACTGTAAAG GGAGCTGGACACTCGCCACAAGAGTACAAACGCAAGGAATGCTATGACATGTTCGATAGATGGATCCACTACTATCCTATCTAG